The following proteins come from a genomic window of Metarhizium brunneum chromosome 2, complete sequence:
- the MIR1_1 gene encoding Mitochondrial phosphate carrier protein: MATDAKSTGSAKVDAIVQNVKAAEPAQLSGLALYSRFALAGAVCCSVTHGGLTPVDVVKTRIQLDPKTYNRGMIGGFRQVIQNEGAGALLTGIGPTFAGYFLQGAFKFGGYEFFKQQWINTLGYETASQNRTAVYLASSAAAEFFADIALCPLEATRIRLVSEPTYANGLIGGFSKMLKNEGIGAFYAGFGPILFKQIPYTMAKFVVYEKAAETIFRQYPKETLSDGMQTVANLAAGLTAGFAAAIVSQPADTMLSKINKTKGLPGEGTTSRLIKIAKELGFRGSYTGIGARLFMVGTLTAGQFAIYGDLKKALGATGGVEIAK; the protein is encoded by the exons ATGGCCACCGACGCAAAATCCACTGGCTCGGCCAAGGTCGATGCCATCGTCCAGAatgtcaaggccgccgagcctGCCCAGCTCTCCGGCCTGGCCTTGTACTCCCGATTCGCCCTTGCCGGTGCCGTCTGCTGCTCCGTCACCCACGGTGGTCTTACTCCTGTCGATGT CGTCAAGACCCGTATCCAGCTCGACCCCAAGACCTACAACCGTGGCATGATTGGCGGTTTCCGCCAGGTCATCCAGAACGAGGGTGCTGGCGCTCTCCTGACTGGTATCGGCCCTACCTTTGCCGGGTACTTCCTCCAGGGAGCCTTCAAGTTCGGCGGTTACGAATTCTTCAAGCAGCAGTGGATCAACACCCTCGGCTACGAGACCGCCTCGCAGAACCGCACCGCCGTCTACCTCGCCtcttccgccgccgccgagttcTTCGCTGACATCGCCCTATGCCCTCTCGAGGCCACCCGTATCCGTCTCGTCTCCGAGCCCACCTATGCCAACGGCCTGATTGGAGGTTTCTCCAAGATGCTCAAGAACGAGGGTATCGGCGCCTTCTACGCTGGTTTCGGTCCTATCCTCTTCAAGCA GATCCCCTataccatggccaagtttgtGGTCTACGAGAAGGCTGCTGAGACCATCTTCCGCCAGTACCCCAAGGAGACCCTTTCGGATGGTATGCAGACCGTTGCCAACCTGGCGGCCGGTTTGACCGCTGGTTTcgctgccgccattgtctCTCAGCCCGCCGACACTATGCTCTCCAAGatcaacaagaccaagggtCTTCCTGGTGAGGGCACCACTTCCCGTCTCATCAAGATTGCCAAGGAGCTTGGTTTCCGTGGCTCCTACACTGGTATTGGCGCTCGTCTCTTCATGGTTGGTACCTTGACTGCCGGTCAGTTCGCCATCTATGGTGACTTGAAGAAGGCCCTGGGAGCCACCGGTGGAGTTGAAATCGCCAAATAA
- the ADH6_1 gene encoding NADP-dependent alcohol dehydrogenase 6, whose product MTDYKFEGWMGLDAESAKGNMVWQEYEPKPWEETDVDIKVTNSGICGSDLHTLRSGWGQTPYPCVVGHEIVGVAVRVGSKAEGGIKVGDVVGVGAQSDSCLGRDGPCNECSHDAENYCTKVINTYASVHRNGGKGYGGYGLYHRCPSHFVIKIPDGLAPEYAAPMLCGGVTVYSPLRHFGAGPGKKVAVAGVGGLGHFAVLFAKALGADEVVGISRKASKKQEALDLGCDDYIATEDDKDWGKHNARRFDLIISTISSEKMPLSSYIDTLRLDGTLVQVGAPEGPVPLNIFSIIPGRRRIAGSGIGSPKEIREMFQLAVDKKIKPWVEKRPMKDANQAIVDLEDGKARFRYVLQN is encoded by the exons ATGACCGATTACAAGTTCGAAGGATGGATGGGCCTGGATGCCGAGTCCGCCAAGGGCAACATGGTCTGGCAGGAGTACGAACCTAAGCCATGGGAGGAAACAGATGTCGATATCAAAGTCACCAATTCTGGTATCTGTGGTTCAGATCTGCACACCCTCAGATCCGGCTGG GGCCAAACCCCCTACCCTTGCGTTGTCGGACACGAAATTGTTGGTGTAGCCGTTCGGGTCGGTTCCAAGGCCGAAGGTGGCATCAAGGTCGGTGACGTGGTTGGCGTTGGTGCCCAATCCGACTCTTGCCTCGGCCGTGATGGCCCCTGCAACGaatgcagccatgatgctgaGAACTACTGCACCAAGGTTATCAACACATACGCCTCCGTACACAGGAATGGTGGGAAAGGATATGGCGGCTATGGTCTTTACCACCGGTGCCCGTCGCACTTTGTGATTAAGATTCCTGACGGGCTTGCCCCGGAGTACGCCGCCCCTATGCTCTGCGGCGGCGTGACTGTGTACTCGCCTCTCAGGCACTTTGGAGCTGGCCCGGGCAAGAAGGTCGCCGTGGCGGGGGTTGGTGGTCTTGGACACTTTGCTGTCTTGTTTGCCAAAGCTTTGGGCGCAGACGAAGTTGTAGGAATTTCCCGAAAGGCGAGCAAGAAACAGGAGGCTCTCGATCTGGGCTGCGATGACTACATCGCAACAGAAGATGACAAGGACTGGGGAAAGCACAATGCCCGCCGGTTTGATctcatcatcagcaccaTTTCCTCCGAGAAG ATGCCTCTAAGCAGTTACATTGACACACTGAGGTTGGATGGTACACTCGTCCAGGTTGGAGCCCCCGAAGGTCCCGTGCCCTTGAACATCTTTAGCATTAttcctggccgtcgccgaaTTGCCGGATCCGGTATTGGCAGCCCGAAGGAGATTCGAGAAATGTTCCAGTTGGCCGTGGACAAGAAGATCAAGCCATGGGTTGAGAAGCGCCCAATGAAGGATGCTAACCAGGCCATCGTTGATTTGGAAGACGGCAAA